The genomic region TCGGGAGATAACGCGGTGAACTCGACGGATCCCCAGTCGATCGTCAACCGCAAAGCCGCCGGCACGGACAATATGACGCTGGATGGAACGACCCATGTGACGATGACATTCAGCACGAAGTAACGGGTCTGAAGAGTCCGCGCAGCCTGCCCCCGAACCGGGAAAAGGTTCGGGGGCTTTTTTCTCAAATCGCTTCCAAAATTACGTTTAGATATTATGGGTGCGTTTTGGATCCCGTTGGTTATGGAATCTGCTTTGCGAGCATGGTTCGGCATTGGAGATGGTTTTTTCTGCAACCGGTTACATTTCTTTGGCGATTTTTTCACTGAGAATTGCAGGAAAATAGTGACTAGCGGCCGAGCGTGACGATATGGAAACCGTGCGCCAAATTGTGTCATACTATGGCAATCATGGCGACAAAATCCGACCTTATCCCCCCAACTTCGGCGAAGCTCCACGGTCATGTCGTGAGCGCATTGCGTGAGCGAATCCTATCTGGATTCTATCAGGCCGGCGAGTGGCTGCCGGCTGAACGCGTGCTGACGACCGATTTGAGCGTGCACCGGAAGGTCGTGCGTACGGCGATCGCCCAGCTGGAAAAAGAGGGGCTGCTTGTTCGGCGCCCCAACTGCCGCCCCGTGGTCCAGGCGGCGGCGAGCGCCGAAGACGCCGTCGGGCCCGAGGATAACTCCCGGTTCTCGGAGTCGCGCCTCGTCGCGCTCAGCATGTGGCGCGGCGGCGGCTCGGTCGGGTCCGCGCAGCAGCGTATTTTCTGGGGAATGAACCAGGCGCTTGGTCAGGCCGGCTATCATGGAGTCTTTTTGGATCTTGGCGAGCAGGTGGGCACCGTGCAGCAGAACGCCGTGCGGGAGGCCCTGCATCTGCGCTACGTGCTGGACCATGGATTTGGCGGCACGATCTTCTATCCGTACGCTTACGATGAAAACCGGGAGCTGATTCAGGAGGTGTCGCGCCGGATGCCGCTCGTGCTGATCGACCGGATGGTCGCGGGCGTGGAAGCCGATTTCGCCGGCGCCCAAAATCGTCAGGCGGTTTACGACGCCGTCATGCATCTCACGGAGCGAGGTCATCGCCGGATCGCTTACCTCACAAAAAGCGAGTCGATCCTCCCCGTTCAGGAGCGCCTCCAGGGGTACCTCGTGGCGATGCGTGATGTCTTTCCGGAGACCATGACCGAAATCGTGCTCACCGCTCCCGTCTCGGGCTCGGACTATTGGTATGTTTTCGACGCCGTCTTCCGCCTCCCCGCCGGCGAACGGCCGACGGCGCTGATCTGTGTCAATGATATCGAAGCCATGCGCGCGGCCAATCGCCTCGCCGAGCTCGGCCTCAGCGCGCCGGAGGATGTCTCGCTGATCGGCTTCGACAACATCGTGAGCGAATTGCCAAACGGGATCGGCCTGACAACCGTCGGGCAGCCCTTTGAGGAGATCGGCAAAGCCGCCGCGAAGCTGTTCCTGCGTCGCATCGACGACCGCGCCGGCTCCCAGGTCCACGTGGAGCTTCCGACGCAGCTGATCGAACGGGAAAGCGTTCAGTCGCTTCCACTCTCATCGAATTGACCGCGCCGCGCTTCCTTCCTCTCCAGATTATTCTCGCGTCCGCCACAATATCCATAGATAAGATTTCACGATCCGATATGGAAATGGCGCAGCGAGCAATATTTTGCGATTCCTACACACCACTCTTGTTGTTTTGATGGTTGTCTGTTCGTCCCTGACGATCGGCGCCCAAACTCATGCGGACGACGGTTCGGGACAGACGTCCGTGACACGCTCCGTCTCCCTTTGGGATACCGAGCACGGCCTGCCGAGCAACAAGATCAACGCCATCACGAAGACGCCCGATGGTTATGTCTGGCTGGCCACTTCCGAGGGATTGATCCGATTTGACGGAATGCGCTTTTCCGTGTTCGAGCATCACAGCGCGCCGGCGCTGCCGGGAAGCGTGATCGACGATCTGGTCGTGGACGGGCATGGAACGCTCTGGATCCTGGCGCAGGGCCGTGTCGTCCGGCGCGACGGCGACCAGTTCTCGGACGCCGGCGCGGCGCTGGCCGGAGCCTCCGTCAACCGCATGTGGCGGGGGGAAGACCAGGAAATCTATCTGGCGACGGACGCCGCCGTCTATCACGGCGGCGGCGGTAAGCTGGCGAGGATCGGTTCCGTCCCGCTGCCCGAAGTGTGCTACAGTTTTGCGGATCTGCCGGGCAACCGTGTTCTGGCGGGCGGAAGCCAGGGGCGGCTTTACTCCATCAGCGATCAAGGAGTTCATACGGTCGGCTCCGCCGCGTTTTTCGGGAATGGATCGGTCTCCGTTGTCTCGGACCACAAGGGCGGAGAGTGGGTGGCCTGCGCGAACGGCGTCTACCACGGCTACAAGGACAACTTCATTCCGCGCCGCGCGTCCGCTCCGCTCAGCGACCTGGCGTGGATGTGGACGACCAAGGACAGCACGCCCAACTTGCTTTGCGAGGCCGATGGAACCATCTGGGTTCAGAACGGCAGCCGCCTTTTCCACTCGCATTATGGTACGCTGGACCCCTGCACCGCCCAGGACGGCGCGCCGGCGCACTGCGCCCGCATGGGGCTGGACGCCGGCGGGCGGCTGTGGGCCGTGGAAACGACGGCCGCCGGGAACGCCGTGCTGTATGCGTGGAACGGCGAGCGTTTTGAGAAGATCCCGGTCAACGGCGCGGTCTACGGCAGTGTGCGGGTTCCCGCTTATACCGACGAGAGCGGCGACTATTGGATCGGCGGCCAGTCGGGGCTGATCTGGTCGCGCGAGCAGATCTGCCGAACCTTTGGAAAAGCCGATGGCCTGCCGGAGAGTGAGCTCACCACGGCGGCCGCCGGACATGACGGCATTTGGGTGGGCAGTCAGGGCTCCGGTCTGTATCGACTCGCTCATGGGCGCTTCGTGCGGAACGCCGGCATGCCCGCGGACGCCAATATCACCAGTCTGGCGGCGTTCGCTCCGGGCGACCTCTGGGTAGGCCGGGAAGGCATCGAAGTCGCGGCGCTGAACCATGGCGCCCTCGAAGATTTTCCATCCCGATATCCGGCGCCCCATCTTTCCAACATCATGCGCTATCTGGCGCGAGACAGCCATGGGACCCTCTGGGCGTCGGACGGCGTGCTTCTGTTTCGCTGCGACGATCATCACGTGACGCGCGTTGAGATCAAAAGCGCTGAATTTTTGATGGGCGAGATCACGGGCGTCTTCGTGGATTCCCATGACAATGTCTGGGTGGGCGGCTTTGGCGGATTTATCGAATTGCATGACGGGACGATGATGTCGTACGCGCAGAACCCAAAATTGACCGGCTGCCGAGTGACATCGATCTGTGAAGGAAGCGACGGCGCCGTCTGGTTTGGTTTCAACGGCGCGGGATTGGCGCGATGGAAAGACGGCGACGTCAAGATTTTGACCGTGGCGGCGAACGGGATTCCCTCGGATTACATTAATGGCATGGCGCGCGATAAAGACGGGCGTTTCTGGATCGGCGGATCCCGTGGGATTTATTGCGTCGACGAAGTCCAGCTCAGCGCGGTCACGGACGGGCGCGCTCCGACCGCGCCGTTCACCCGTATCGAGAAGGCGGACGGCGCCGCCGGCGGCGCGCTCCAAACGCGTTATGGCAACTGTGTCACGGAAGACGACGAGGGCATGCTCTGGTTTGTCTGCGAGCACGGTCTTGTCCGCGTCGATCCCTCACAATTTGCGCGCACACCTACCCCAACCCTGCTGGAATCGGTCTATGTCAATGGAAAGAACTATTCCTTTGGCCACACGATCATCGCGCCGCCCGGTTCCGGGGATCTGAATATCGAGTACACCGCGATCCGATTCGTCAGCTCGCAGCGCCTGCGCTTTGAATACCGGCTGCGCGGCTACAACTCCCGCTGGATCGATATCGGCGCGGGACGCAGCGCCGCTTATATGAACCTCCCGCCGGGAACGTATACGTTCGATGTGCGATCGTACGACGCGCACTCCACAACGCCGCTTTCACGCGCCTCCGTCACGGTGATCCTGAAGCCGTTCTACTACCAGACCACGGCGTTCCGCGCTGCGTGCGTCATGGCGATTCTGGTTACAATTTGGTTCTTGTTCCTGCTGCGCACACGCATGCTGATGGCCCGCACTCGAAAGCTCGAAGCGATCGTGGAGGCGCGGACCAGCGACCTGAAGAAGGCGCATGAGACGGTCGCGGCGGCGTACGAACAGCTGGAGGATCAAAAGCAAGAGCTGGAAATGCACAATGAGATGCTCCAGAACACGCAAGCGGAATTGGAAGCTCAAAACGACGAGCTTCAGAGCGCCCAGTCCGAGTTGGAGCGGCAGAACAACGAACTCCAGCGGATGCGCGCCGAGCTGGAGCGCGAAAAGGCGGCGCTCGCCGAAGCGAACGTCCATTTGAACGCGCTGGCGATTACCGACGGCCTGACGGGGCTGACGAATCATCGGGGCTTCCAGGACCAACTGGAGCGCGAGTGGACACGCTCCATGCGCTACGGCGACTCCCTGTCCCTTCTCCTGCTCGATGTGGATCACTTTAAACAATACAACGACACCTATGGACACCCGCAGGGCGACACAGTCCTGAAGACCATCGCGCGCCTCCTGATGGAGAACTGCCGGGACACGGACACACCCGCGCGGTACGGCGGCGAAGAGTTCGTTGTGGTTGTTCCGCAAACGGACTCCGTCGGCGTTGCCGAGCTCGCCGAGCGCATCCGTGAGGTCATCGCGTCGGCGCCCTGGCCCGACCGCCCGGTGACCGCCAGCATCGGCGTTGTGACATACACCGCCGGGATGCTCAACGGCCGCGACCTGATCGAATTTGCCGATCAGGCGCTTTATTTCTCCAAGACTCACGGCCGCAACCGTGTGACCGCCTACGCGCACATCGCCGAAACAGCTGCTCCTGTTCGATAAGCAATCTCCATAGGGGTAATTATGGTTTTTCTTTGGTTCTGATGTGTCTATTGACATGTGCTCCAAAGTGTGCTAGACTGAATTCCGTTACGCAAAGCGAGCTTAGGTACGCGCGGTGTGCGGCAATGGCTGCCCGCCGCCGGGCGCCGTTCCGAACGAGACCGACAGCCCCGCCGTCAACGGCCTGGCGTACCCCGGGCCGCGAACTGGCTGCTGTCCGACGGCCACGTCAAATATCTGCGCCCGACGCGCATTTCAGCGCTCTCTAATGTCTCCACAATATCTTCCCGATCGCCGATACCGAACCTGAGACTGCGTGACGCCGCAAGGCGGCGCGCAGTCTTTGTCGGTTGATTCCGCTTTGCGTCTTCTTGCCTGCGTTTTCTTGACGGCCAGGGCGCGCAGTCGATACAATGTCTTTATCGCCCCAAAGAAAGAGTAATCCCAAGAATGTCTTCGAAAGAACATGGCGCGCAAACTGCGTCCACGCGCCGGCAATTCGTGCAGCAGGCTGCTGCGGCTGCGCTCTCCACGGCGCTGATCGCGCCGCTGGCGCCCCAAGCGTCGGGGAAGGCGCCGCGCGCCGCGCGGTCGTCCAGCGGCTATTTCGACTTACAGCGCGCGCCGGACCTTATCCAGATCTTTACCGAGGACGGCGACCGGAAGCTGAGCAAAGAGGCGGGCGGCCGCTGGACATCTCAAGACGCTGTGGTGACGACGGCAGTGACCCCCAGCGGCCTGAACGTGTCGCTGTCGGCGTCGAATACGGGCGTCAAAAGGATCCATCTGCGCTGGAACGGCGCGGTCGCGGGCGGTCAGCGGTTTCTGGGCGATCACTGGGAGCGCGCCTATGGCGATCTGGAGTGGCGCGGGGTGGTCCCGGATCGCGCGATGCCCTGGTACTTCGCGGCGTGGGACGGCGCCCGGACGCATGGCTACGGCGTGATGACCGGTCCGGCGGCGTTCTGTTTCTGGCAAACCGATTCGGATGGGATTAGCCTGTGGGCCGACGTGCGCAGCGGCGGCAAGGGGCTGCGCCTCGGCTCGCGCGCGCTGGATGTCTGCACGGTCGTCAGCCGCCCCGGCAAAGGCGGCGAAACGCCCTTCGCGGCGCTGCACGCCTTTTGCCGTCAGATGTGCCCGCAGCCGCGCCTCGCGGACCACTCGATCTACGGCCACAACGATTGGGACTTCGCCTACGGCAATAACTCCGCGGCGTCCACGCTGGAGGCCGCGCACCTTCTCGCCTCGCTGTCTCCGGCGGGTAAGAACCGCCCGTATGTGGTC from Capsulimonas corticalis harbors:
- a CDS encoding GntR family transcriptional regulator; this encodes MATKSDLIPPTSAKLHGHVVSALRERILSGFYQAGEWLPAERVLTTDLSVHRKVVRTAIAQLEKEGLLVRRPNCRPVVQAAASAEDAVGPEDNSRFSESRLVALSMWRGGGSVGSAQQRIFWGMNQALGQAGYHGVFLDLGEQVGTVQQNAVREALHLRYVLDHGFGGTIFYPYAYDENRELIQEVSRRMPLVLIDRMVAGVEADFAGAQNRQAVYDAVMHLTERGHRRIAYLTKSESILPVQERLQGYLVAMRDVFPETMTEIVLTAPVSGSDYWYVFDAVFRLPAGERPTALICVNDIEAMRAANRLAELGLSAPEDVSLIGFDNIVSELPNGIGLTTVGQPFEEIGKAAAKLFLRRIDDRAGSQVHVELPTQLIERESVQSLPLSSN
- a CDS encoding ligand-binding sensor domain-containing diguanylate cyclase; the protein is MRFLHTTLVVLMVVCSSLTIGAQTHADDGSGQTSVTRSVSLWDTEHGLPSNKINAITKTPDGYVWLATSEGLIRFDGMRFSVFEHHSAPALPGSVIDDLVVDGHGTLWILAQGRVVRRDGDQFSDAGAALAGASVNRMWRGEDQEIYLATDAAVYHGGGGKLARIGSVPLPEVCYSFADLPGNRVLAGGSQGRLYSISDQGVHTVGSAAFFGNGSVSVVSDHKGGEWVACANGVYHGYKDNFIPRRASAPLSDLAWMWTTKDSTPNLLCEADGTIWVQNGSRLFHSHYGTLDPCTAQDGAPAHCARMGLDAGGRLWAVETTAAGNAVLYAWNGERFEKIPVNGAVYGSVRVPAYTDESGDYWIGGQSGLIWSREQICRTFGKADGLPESELTTAAAGHDGIWVGSQGSGLYRLAHGRFVRNAGMPADANITSLAAFAPGDLWVGREGIEVAALNHGALEDFPSRYPAPHLSNIMRYLARDSHGTLWASDGVLLFRCDDHHVTRVEIKSAEFLMGEITGVFVDSHDNVWVGGFGGFIELHDGTMMSYAQNPKLTGCRVTSICEGSDGAVWFGFNGAGLARWKDGDVKILTVAANGIPSDYINGMARDKDGRFWIGGSRGIYCVDEVQLSAVTDGRAPTAPFTRIEKADGAAGGALQTRYGNCVTEDDEGMLWFVCEHGLVRVDPSQFARTPTPTLLESVYVNGKNYSFGHTIIAPPGSGDLNIEYTAIRFVSSQRLRFEYRLRGYNSRWIDIGAGRSAAYMNLPPGTYTFDVRSYDAHSTTPLSRASVTVILKPFYYQTTAFRAACVMAILVTIWFLFLLRTRMLMARTRKLEAIVEARTSDLKKAHETVAAAYEQLEDQKQELEMHNEMLQNTQAELEAQNDELQSAQSELERQNNELQRMRAELEREKAALAEANVHLNALAITDGLTGLTNHRGFQDQLEREWTRSMRYGDSLSLLLLDVDHFKQYNDTYGHPQGDTVLKTIARLLMENCRDTDTPARYGGEEFVVVVPQTDSVGVAELAERIREVIASAPWPDRPVTASIGVVTYTAGMLNGRDLIEFADQALYFSKTHGRNRVTAYAHIAETAAPVR